CAAAACAGTGCAGGAGGTACGGGTTCTTCAGACGCTCGGAGTCGAATTCCCTCGTTACCACCATTACTtccgagtcggagtcggCGCCCAGAGTGCTTGCTCTGAGGTGGTAGCTTTGCGTAGAGGGGGTTACTGTGTTATCGGCGAGCCGGGACATTCTCTCGTGGTTAAACTTGGACTGTTAGTTGCTTACTTAGTTTTTACTTGGTGAGGGATGGTGTACTGTGTGGAGGAAGTTGGTTGTGCTGGGGCAGCCGCCCAGGATTGCTATGTTGACTGCGTTTGGGATGTCCATTGTGCAGGTGATTATGGTACCGTATGATGTGAAAGTGAGACCAGGACTTGACTGCATTGAAATGGAGGTCTAGCCGCATCAGGCTTAGTACGTTCAGGTCAACTAACTGATAAAATAGGAGTGCCATCGCGAAATCAGATCCCGGTTCACCCACTTACTGACCCGGAATGTACTAGTCCACTTGTTTTCATAGGAACTGCATCTGCCTTGCCACGACAGATCATGATATCTGGAATAGTGCGCTCCTCGCTTGGACTGGTGCTTCAATTCAGGCGTCAAATGCCTATCTTCTAATATCCAACGACCTGTAAACAGTACAAGGAGGAAACATCATCCAGGCTGCGTGAAGGTGCCACAATTGCTAGGATAGATAATAGCTAATGAACTAGGGCATGAAGCCAGCTAAAACAGCCCCCTTTGCGAAAGGGACAGTCTTGTTGTTCACTTCAATGGTTGTAACTCCGTACTCCCATATACCGGACTTCACTTTGCGGTTGTAGTAATGGCATCTGTTGAACCCACCAACAAGCAGGcagctctgctgctgttagCATATGTATAGGTAACCAATACTTTGGTTCTCACCTGTATTTGCACGTTCTGTTCTTGCATGGCCTGGACCTGCTCCCGTACGAGGCCCAGTGTCCTCTCCACAACTGCATCGAAACAAGAATAAACCTCATCCTCAGAAAACACCATATATCCCTCTACAAGATCCGCCTCTGGACAGTCCATTTCGACACCCAAGTCCGCCACCCAAAATCCATCTGACATCTCTGGAGGGAGTTCAAACTTGAAACCCGGCCTTCCCAGCGTGTCCCCAAACACCAACTCCTTCTCAAACGCCCTTTTGGCCCGCAGGCGCATTCGAGGCTTTGTACGCCCGTGAGCCGGGAATCTGGCTTTATCTATTTTGCTTCCTGCGATGGCCGTGAACTGTCGAGTTACTTCGGCAGAGCCACATGATGCCACGGAGACAGAGGTTCGGCGGTCAATCCTGAGAGGAGACGTCGATTTAACATGGTAGGTAGACCCTTCAACAAGATGCCCGCCGCAgtcaagaacaaggatatTATCACCTTGATTGAAACAAGAAGGCCGTGTAAAGTGCGCGTTGAACAAGGCCGCCTCGAGGCTAGATAccaactccaacttctcACCAGCCTGGTCAAAACCTGCCATCTTGGCTATTTCACGGAATTCTCCCCTAGTCTCATCACTCCAGAACGCTGGAACAGTCATAACGAACTGGAAACTCCCCCTGCTGTCCCGCCATGCGAGCTCCGGCTGCTCCAGGACACTTCTCCGAAAATGAGACAGAAAGTCCACCGTGACATCCTCAACCGTCTTCCCGGGTGGAAGCAGCCCATTCCGAAACTCATCCGTTGGTGGAAACAATTGCGCTTTGAAACTCGGTGTCGCCTGTATACCAGGC
The nucleotide sequence above comes from Aspergillus puulaauensis MK2 DNA, chromosome 3, nearly complete sequence. Encoded proteins:
- a CDS encoding Hsp70 family protein (COG:O;~EggNog:ENOG410PH37;~InterPro:IPR043129), producing the protein MDDSENPSIIIGIDFGSTSSSAAFLHPNSRTKEIQALHYWPSALKWSFDQVPRGAEIQSIVYYDPYIEVVGWSGNREEVVTAQGNLKPGIQATPSFKAQLFPPTDEFRNGLLPPGKTVEDVTVDFLSHFRRSVLEQPELAWRDSRGSFQFVMTVPAFWSDETRGEFREIAKMAGFDQAGEKLELVSSLEAALFNAHFTRPSCFNQGDNILVLDCGGHLVEGSTYHVKSTSPLRIDRRTSVSVASCGSAEVTRQFTAIAGSKIDKARFPAHGRTKPRMRLRAKRAFEKELVFGDTLGRPGFKFELPPEMSDGFWVADLGVEMDCPEADLVEGYMVFSEDEVYSCFDAVVERTLGLVREQVQAMQEQNVQIQSCLLVGGFNRCHYYNRKVKSGIWEYGVTTIEVNNKTVPFAKGAVLAGFMP